The DNA sequence CTTATCGAAGCATCTCTACCGCTTGGTTGCGACGATTGAGTTACTACTGCGACAGAGATGCTTCGACAAGCGGACGCCAGATAAGCAAGACAGCCTATTCGGCTTAATCTTTTGATTATAATTCAGTTAATTCATGTTCGATATTTTCATTCGCCGGCCCATCTTGTCGCTGGTTATCTCTGTGTTTCTGGTGCTGCTGGGCGGGCTGGCGCTGTTTACGCTGCCCATCACGCAGTTTCCGGACATTGTGCCGCCCTCGGTGATTGTGACGGCCAAGTACACGGGCGCCAACGCCGAGGTGTGCGCCAAGGCCGTGGCCACGCCCCTGGAGCGCGCCATCAACGGCGTGCCCGGCATGACCTATATGTCGTCGGTGAGCAGCAACAACGGCGTGACGCTCATCACGATATTCTTCGAAGTGGGCACCGACCCCGACCTGGCGGCCGTGGGCGTGCAAAACCGCGTGACGACCATTCTGGACGAGCTGCCCGAGGAGGTTATCAAGGCCGGCGTGACGACGGAGAAGGAGGTAAACTCGATGCTGCTCTACCTCAACATCACGAGTGATGACAAGGATGTGGGCGAGAAGTTTATCTATAACTTCGCCGATATCAACGTATTGCAGGAGCTAAAGCGCATCAACGGCGTGGGCTTTGCCGAGATTATGGGCTCGCGCGAGTACTCGATGCGTGTCTGGCTCAAGCCCGACCGCATGATGGCCTACGAGGTGGGCACCGACGAGGTAGTGCAGGCCATTCGGGCCCAGAACGTGGAGGCGGCCCCTGGCAAGGCGGGCGAAAGCTCGGGCGCGGGCCAGGCCCAGGCCATGCAGTACGTGCTGCGCTACACGGGCAAGCTGTTTGAGCCCGACCAGTACCGCAACATCGTGATTCGAGCCAACCCCGACGGCTCGGTGCTGCGCCTTAAAGAGGTGGCTGATATTGAGTTCGGTTCGCTTACCTACGGCATGTCGTCGAAAACCGACGGGCAGCCCTCGGCGGCTATTATGCTGAAGCAGCGGCCGGGCTCCAACGCCAGCGAGGTAATTGCGGGCGTAAAAGCCCGCATGGCCGAGCTGCAAAAAAGCAACTTCCCGCCCGGCATGAAGTACAGCATCGCCTACGATGTGTCGCGCTTTCTCGATGCCAGCATTCACGAGGTGCTGCGCACGCTGCTGGAGGCTTTTATATTGGTATTTGTGGTGGTGTACCTGTTTTTACAGGATTTCCGCTCCACGCTCATTCCGGCGCTGGCCGTGCCGGTGGCCCTCATTGGGGCGCTGTTTTTTATGAAGCTCTTCGGCTTCAGCATCAACCTGCTCACGCTCTTCGCGCTGGTGCTGGCCATCGGCATCGTGGTCGATGACGCCATTGTGGTGGTGGAGGCCGTGCACGCCAACATGCAAACCAAGCACCTGCCACCGCGGGCGGCCACGTTTGCGGCGATGCACGAAATCAGTAGCTCGCTGATTGCCATTACCTTAGTTATGGCGTCGGTGTTCATTCCGGTCTCGTTTATGGACGGGCCGGTGGGTGTGTTCTACCGGCAGTTTTCGCTCACGCTGGCCATTGCCATCGTTATTTCGGGGGTCAATGCCTTGACGCTCACGCCGGCCCTTTGCGCGCTACTGCTGCGCCACGATGCCAGCGAGGCGGGCCAGGGCAAGGGGCTGAAGGCGCGCTTTTTTGGAGCCTTCAACCGAAAGTTTGAGGCCCTTACCAACCGCTACG is a window from the Hymenobacter nivis genome containing:
- a CDS encoding efflux RND transporter permease subunit gives rise to the protein MFDIFIRRPILSLVISVFLVLLGGLALFTLPITQFPDIVPPSVIVTAKYTGANAEVCAKAVATPLERAINGVPGMTYMSSVSSNNGVTLITIFFEVGTDPDLAAVGVQNRVTTILDELPEEVIKAGVTTEKEVNSMLLYLNITSDDKDVGEKFIYNFADINVLQELKRINGVGFAEIMGSREYSMRVWLKPDRMMAYEVGTDEVVQAIRAQNVEAAPGKAGESSGAGQAQAMQYVLRYTGKLFEPDQYRNIVIRANPDGSVLRLKEVADIEFGSLTYGMSSKTDGQPSAAIMLKQRPGSNASEVIAGVKARMAELQKSNFPPGMKYSIAYDVSRFLDASIHEVLRTLLEAFILVFVVVYLFLQDFRSTLIPALAVPVALIGALFFMKLFGFSINLLTLFALVLAIGIVVDDAIVVVEAVHANMQTKHLPPRAATFAAMHEISSSLIAITLVMASVFIPVSFMDGPVGVFYRQFSLTLAIAIVISGVNALTLTPALCALLLRHDASEAGQGKGLKARFFGAFNRKFEALTNRYEHLLGRTVMRRALTLGVLAAFAAGTWGVSRVLPSGFIPTEDQGMIYVNVTTPAGATVERTEAVMAQVQRIAQKLGPVESVSTLAGYSLISEVAGSSYGMAMINLKPWDQRKQSVPELIQELEAKTKGIADADIQFLPPPTVPGFGNSSGFELRLLDKSGTGDLQKTAAASKTFLAALDKSPAISGAFTGFDPNFPQYLIHVDQDMAAKKGVTVDQAMSTLQTLLGSYYASNFIRFGQMYKVMVQAGPQYRSRPDDLLALHVKNNRGELVPFSTFVRLERVFGPDQLTRYNMYNSAMITGDAAPGYSSGQAIEAIKAVAAKTLPKGFTYEWSGMTREQILSGDQALYVFGIVLIFVYLLLAAQYESLLLPLPVLLSLPTGIFGAFLALKLLGLENNIYAQVALVMLIGLLGKNAILIIEFAEQRRRAGATVVEAAIQGAVARLRPILMTSFAFISGLIPLVIASGAGALGNRSIGTAAAGGMLLGTVFGLVLIPGLYVLFASFEKVKNLDSNEDDEVPVPTEPAATPELVAH